The following proteins are encoded in a genomic region of Ovis canadensis isolate MfBH-ARS-UI-01 breed Bighorn chromosome 12, ARS-UI_OviCan_v2, whole genome shotgun sequence:
- the LOC138416211 gene encoding alpha-1,3-mannosyl-glycoprotein 4-beta-N-acetylglucosaminyltransferase-like protein MGAT4E isoform X1 translates to MHCPLWRCCVVSVGLGVLWLLFTLEMPREVEDDQDRMAVKKDQMLPLPVPQEDSHRRRKDLGPPEDWKNLTSKYLERLQQRKKTWLTVGVSSRPRPGPDPSSLLYTLLSVFRATSKVEQKRLTVLVHLAGADPAWLGETVLHISSLFSPQILAGQLLLIHAPPDAYPPAGAGASGASGRELYSEQNVDHAFLLSSASKLSEYFLLLEDNAFCAPNFISHLQWKVEALRSQPWAFLEFANLGVLGKLFRSSDLPTLAHFLLLFYREKPLDRLLAHFRVLLAQKDPILCTPFLFYHRAPYDPRNDRQKALGAHRKSSYAPDNPPGAAFTDMKVFEVHSPWEAYTLDESFFWTLNVSAGNHLTVILNQPADLRRVQVLTGTIVEGKYALERGQVELGYGPEGMPQRCSSFVLLGRLLEGQLDQEVVPRSVGHQVSCVRLLANANQAGGLIVRHIYLWEEHARDAGRSG, encoded by the exons ATGCACTGTCCCCTCTGGCGCTGCTGCGTTGTCTCAGTGGGCCTCGGGGTCCTGTGGCTCCTGTTCACGCTGGAAATGCCCAGGGAAGTTGAAGACGACCAGGACAGGATGGCTGTCAAG AAGGACCAGATGTTGCCTCTGCCAGTGCCCCAGGAGGACAGCCACAGGAGAAGGAAGGACCTGGGACCGCCAGAAGACTGGAAGAACCTCACCTCCAAATACCTGGAAAGACTCCAGCAGAGAAAGAAGA CGTGGCTGACGGTGGGCGTCTCCTCGCGGCCCCGGCCGGGGCCCGACCCCAGCAGCCTGCTGTACACGCTCCTCTCGGTGTTCCGCGCCACCTCGAAGGTGGAGCAGAAGCGCCTCACGGTGCTGGTCCACCTGGCGGGCGCCGACCCCGCCTGGCTCGGGGAGACCGTCCTGCACATTTCCAGCCTCTTCAGCCCGCAGATCTTGGCGGGGCAGCTGCTGCTGATCCACGCCCCCCCAGACGCCTACCCGCCCGCGGGCGCCGGGGCCTCCGGGGCCTCCGGACGGGAGCTCTACTCCGAGCAGAACGTGGATCACGCCTTCCTCCTGAGCTCCGCCTCGAAGCTCTCAGAGTACTTCCTGCTGCTGGAGGACAACGCCTTCTGCGCCCCCAATTTCATCAGCCACTTGCAGTGGAAGGTGGAGGCGCTGCGGTCTCAGCCCTGGGCCTTCCTGGAGTTCGCCAACCTGGGCGTCCTGGGCAAGCTCTTCCGCAGCAGCGACCTGCCGACGCTGGCCCACTTCCTGCTCCTCTTCTACCGGGAGAAGCCCCTCGACAGGCTGCTCGCCCACTTCCGCGTCCTCCTGGCCCAGAAGGACCCCATCCTGTGCACGCCCTTCCTCTTCTACCACAGGGCCCCCTACGACCCCCGGAACGACAGGCAGAAGGCCTTGGGCGCGCACAGAAAGAGCTCCTACGCCCCTGACAACCCGCCCGGAGCCGCCTTCACCGACATGAAGGTATTCGAGGTCCACTCCCCCTGGGAGGCCTACACCCTGGATGAGTCCTTCTTCTGGACCCTCAATGTGAGTGCCGGCAACCACCTGACCGTCATCCTGAACCAGCCGGCCGACCTGAGGAGGGTGCAGGTGCTGACGGGCACCATCGTGGAGGGCAAGTACGCCCTGGAGAGGGGGCAGGTGGAGCTGGGCTACGGGCCCGAGGGGATGCCGCAGCGCTGCTCTAGCTTCGTCCTGCTGGGCCGCCTCCTAGAGGGGCAGCTGGATCAGGAGGTAGTGCCCAGGTCCGTGGGGCACCAGGTGAGCTGTGTGAGGCTGCTGGCAAACGCCAACCAGGCGGGCGGGCTCATCGTCAGGCACATTTACCTCTGGGAGGAGCATGCCAGAGACGCGGGCCGCTCGGGATGA
- the LOC138416211 gene encoding alpha-1,3-mannosyl-glycoprotein 4-beta-N-acetylglucosaminyltransferase-like protein MGAT4E isoform X2, whose protein sequence is MLPLPVPQEDSHRRRKDLGPPEDWKNLTSKYLERLQQRKKTWLTVGVSSRPRPGPDPSSLLYTLLSVFRATSKVEQKRLTVLVHLAGADPAWLGETVLHISSLFSPQILAGQLLLIHAPPDAYPPAGAGASGASGRELYSEQNVDHAFLLSSASKLSEYFLLLEDNAFCAPNFISHLQWKVEALRSQPWAFLEFANLGVLGKLFRSSDLPTLAHFLLLFYREKPLDRLLAHFRVLLAQKDPILCTPFLFYHRAPYDPRNDRQKALGAHRKSSYAPDNPPGAAFTDMKVFEVHSPWEAYTLDESFFWTLNVSAGNHLTVILNQPADLRRVQVLTGTIVEGKYALERGQVELGYGPEGMPQRCSSFVLLGRLLEGQLDQEVVPRSVGHQVSCVRLLANANQAGGLIVRHIYLWEEHARDAGRSG, encoded by the exons ATGTTGCCTCTGCCAGTGCCCCAGGAGGACAGCCACAGGAGAAGGAAGGACCTGGGACCGCCAGAAGACTGGAAGAACCTCACCTCCAAATACCTGGAAAGACTCCAGCAGAGAAAGAAGA CGTGGCTGACGGTGGGCGTCTCCTCGCGGCCCCGGCCGGGGCCCGACCCCAGCAGCCTGCTGTACACGCTCCTCTCGGTGTTCCGCGCCACCTCGAAGGTGGAGCAGAAGCGCCTCACGGTGCTGGTCCACCTGGCGGGCGCCGACCCCGCCTGGCTCGGGGAGACCGTCCTGCACATTTCCAGCCTCTTCAGCCCGCAGATCTTGGCGGGGCAGCTGCTGCTGATCCACGCCCCCCCAGACGCCTACCCGCCCGCGGGCGCCGGGGCCTCCGGGGCCTCCGGACGGGAGCTCTACTCCGAGCAGAACGTGGATCACGCCTTCCTCCTGAGCTCCGCCTCGAAGCTCTCAGAGTACTTCCTGCTGCTGGAGGACAACGCCTTCTGCGCCCCCAATTTCATCAGCCACTTGCAGTGGAAGGTGGAGGCGCTGCGGTCTCAGCCCTGGGCCTTCCTGGAGTTCGCCAACCTGGGCGTCCTGGGCAAGCTCTTCCGCAGCAGCGACCTGCCGACGCTGGCCCACTTCCTGCTCCTCTTCTACCGGGAGAAGCCCCTCGACAGGCTGCTCGCCCACTTCCGCGTCCTCCTGGCCCAGAAGGACCCCATCCTGTGCACGCCCTTCCTCTTCTACCACAGGGCCCCCTACGACCCCCGGAACGACAGGCAGAAGGCCTTGGGCGCGCACAGAAAGAGCTCCTACGCCCCTGACAACCCGCCCGGAGCCGCCTTCACCGACATGAAGGTATTCGAGGTCCACTCCCCCTGGGAGGCCTACACCCTGGATGAGTCCTTCTTCTGGACCCTCAATGTGAGTGCCGGCAACCACCTGACCGTCATCCTGAACCAGCCGGCCGACCTGAGGAGGGTGCAGGTGCTGACGGGCACCATCGTGGAGGGCAAGTACGCCCTGGAGAGGGGGCAGGTGGAGCTGGGCTACGGGCCCGAGGGGATGCCGCAGCGCTGCTCTAGCTTCGTCCTGCTGGGCCGCCTCCTAGAGGGGCAGCTGGATCAGGAGGTAGTGCCCAGGTCCGTGGGGCACCAGGTGAGCTGTGTGAGGCTGCTGGCAAACGCCAACCAGGCGGGCGGGCTCATCGTCAGGCACATTTACCTCTGGGAGGAGCATGCCAGAGACGCGGGCCGCTCGGGATGA